A stretch of Chiloscyllium plagiosum isolate BGI_BamShark_2017 chromosome 6, ASM401019v2, whole genome shotgun sequence DNA encodes these proteins:
- the ubl3a gene encoding ubiquitin-like protein 3a codes for MSSCIPADMINLRLILVSGKTKEFLFSPNDSAADIAKHVYENWPMDWEDELVSSPSILRLIYQGRFLHGNVTLGALKLPLGKTTVMHLVARETLPEPNSQGQRNREKTGESNCCVIL; via the exons ATTAACTTACGACTCATTTTGGTGAGtggaaaaacaaaagaatttcTGTTTTCACCCAATGATTCAGCAGCAGACATTGCCAAACATGTGTATGAAAATTGGCCAATGG ATTGGGAAGATGAATTGGTCAGCAGTCCAAGCATCCTTAGGCTTATCTACCAAGGAAGATTTCTACATGGAAATGTGACTCTGGGAG CATTAAAGCTTCCTCTTGGTAAAACTACTGTGATGCATTTGGTCGCAAGAGAGACATTGCCAGAGCCAAATTCCCAGG GTCAAAGGAACCGTGAAAAGACTGGAGAGAGCAATTGTTGTGTGATTCTGTAA